One genomic segment of Rivularia sp. PCC 7116 includes these proteins:
- a CDS encoding phosphotransferase enzyme family protein: MNANTESTALNKLTEIANKFETPGKVIQVEEFGHGNINGTFLVTLDSVEEKHFILQRINQNVFREPALVMRNMSTFTNHVRQRLQDSSLTLNRRWEVPKVLLTQNNQDHFIDTDNSFWRAIGFIDNAETFDTITDNKHASEVGYALGMFHNLISDLPVEKLADTLPGFHITPIYLEQYENVLRQYAASCQSPEVEYCLQFISCRQDWAHVLENAQMQSRLHLRPIHGDPKVNNVMIDTGDGRAISIIDLDTVKPGLVHYDIGDCLRSGCNPLGEETELWENVSFDTDVCESLLGGYLGVAQDFLHENDYLYIYDAIRLIAFELGLRFFTDYLAGNVYFKVKYPEHNLARALVQFKLTESIEMQESSIRKIISSFAN; the protein is encoded by the coding sequence TTGAACGCTAATACAGAAAGCACGGCTTTAAATAAACTTACTGAAATTGCAAATAAATTTGAGACACCGGGGAAGGTGATTCAAGTTGAAGAATTTGGTCATGGAAATATTAACGGTACTTTTCTTGTTACTTTAGATTCTGTAGAAGAAAAGCATTTTATACTACAGCGGATTAATCAAAATGTATTTCGCGAACCTGCATTGGTAATGCGAAATATGAGTACTTTTACCAATCACGTGCGTCAACGGCTACAGGATTCTTCCCTAACTTTAAATCGTCGTTGGGAAGTGCCGAAGGTATTGCTAACTCAAAATAATCAAGACCATTTTATCGATACCGACAATTCGTTTTGGCGAGCCATTGGTTTTATCGATAATGCTGAAACTTTCGATACTATTACAGATAATAAACATGCGAGTGAGGTTGGTTACGCTTTAGGCATGTTTCACAATCTGATTAGCGATTTACCTGTAGAGAAATTAGCTGATACCTTACCGGGTTTTCACATTACACCCATTTACTTAGAACAGTATGAAAATGTATTGAGGCAATATGCAGCGTCTTGCCAATCTCCGGAAGTCGAATATTGTTTGCAATTCATCAGTTGTCGTCAAGATTGGGCACATGTGTTAGAAAATGCTCAAATGCAATCGCGCTTGCATTTACGCCCAATCCACGGCGATCCAAAAGTAAATAACGTAATGATTGATACTGGTGATGGTAGAGCTATCAGTATTATCGATTTAGATACCGTAAAGCCGGGATTAGTACACTACGATATTGGCGATTGCTTGCGCTCTGGTTGCAATCCTTTGGGAGAAGAAACCGAACTTTGGGAAAATGTGAGTTTCGATACTGATGTATGTGAATCTCTTTTGGGTGGCTATCTTGGAGTAGCGCAGGATTTTCTTCACGAAAACGACTATTTATATATATACGATGCGATTCGTTTGATTGCTTTTGAATTGGGGCTACGATTTTTTACAGATTACTTGGCTGGCAATGTTTATTTTAAAGTTAAATATCCAGAACATAATCTTGCTAGGGCTTTGGTACAGTTTAAGCTGACTGAAAGTATTGAGATGCAAGAAAGTTCTATTCGGAAAATCATATCAAGTTTCGCAAATTAA
- a CDS encoding DUF4870 domain-containing protein, translating into MQEVTFNSDKRKLLSSLCHGAIFFSTTLFSIGVPIAIYFTSDDPVVKSNAKESINFHFNVWFWATVVGVPIAILSFLTFGLGGILFFPVVGFGFLVHWGLTIAALLHCILGNADEPFRYPFIFRLF; encoded by the coding sequence ATGCAAGAAGTTACATTTAATTCTGATAAGCGTAAACTGCTGTCAAGTTTGTGTCATGGGGCGATTTTCTTTAGTACAACATTATTTTCTATCGGCGTTCCAATTGCTATTTATTTTACTTCCGACGATCCAGTTGTTAAAAGCAACGCCAAAGAATCAATAAATTTTCACTTTAACGTTTGGTTTTGGGCTACTGTAGTTGGGGTTCCAATTGCGATTTTATCTTTCCTTACTTTTGGGCTTGGTGGAATCTTATTTTTCCCCGTAGTTGGCTTTGGATTTCTAGTACATTGGGGATTGACGATTGCAGCATTGTTGCACTGTATTTTAGGTAATGCGGACGAACCGTTCCGCTACCCGTTTATTTTTAGGTTGTTTTGA